DNA from Streptomyces luteogriseus:
ACCGAGAGCTTCTTCATCTGGTGGTTGGCGTTCTTCGACGCGAAGCCCTCGCCGAGGGTGTGGCCCTTGACCGTCTGGGCCAGGATCACGGTCGGCGCGCCCTTGTGCTCGACGGCGGCCTTGTACGCGGCGAACACCTTGCGGGCCTCGTGACCACCGCGCGAGAGGTGGAAGCACTCGAGGATCTTGTCGTCGCTCAGCAGCTTCGCCATCTCCACGAGCGCCGGGTCGCCGCCGAAGAAGTCCTGGCGGATGTAGGCCGCGTCGCGGGTCTGGTACGTCTGGATCTGCGCGTCCGGGACCTGGCGCAGGCGGCGTACGAGCGCGCCCGTGGTGTCCAGCTGGAACAGCTCGTCCCAGGCCGTGCCCCAGAGCGTCTTGACGACGTTCCAGCCGGCACCGCGGAACTGGGCCTCCAGCTCCTGCACGATCTTGAAGTTGGCGCGGACCGGGCCGTCGAGGCGCTGCAGGTTGCAGTTGATGACGAACGTGAGGTTGTCCAGCTCCTCACGGGCCGCCAGCGCGAGGGCCGCCGTCGACTCGGGCTCGTCCATCTCGCCGTCGCCGAGGAACGCCCACACGTGCGAACCGGCGGTGTCCTTGATGCCGCGGTTGGCCAGGTAGCGGTTGAAGCGCGCCTGGTAGATCGCCGACAGCGGGCCGAGGCCCATGGAGACGGTCGGGAACTCCCACAGCCAGGGCAGGCGGCGCGGGTGCGGGTAGGAGGGCAGGCCGTTGCCGCCCGCCTCCCGGCGGAAGTTGTCGAGCTGCTCCTCGTTCAGACGGCCGTCGAGGAACGCGCGGGCGTAGATGCCGGGGGAGGCGTGGCCCTGGATGTAGAGCTGGTCGCCGGAGCCGTCGGCCTCCTTGCCCTTGAAGAAGTGGTTGAAGCCGGTCTCGTACAGCCAGGCGGCGGAGGCGAAGGTGGCGATGTGGCCGCCGACGCCGTATTTGCTGCCCCGGGTCACCATCGCGGCCGCGTTCCAGCGGTTCCACGCGGTGATCCGCTGCTCCAGCGCCTCGGCACCGGGCACGGCCGGCTCGGCGGAGGTGGGGATGGAGTTGACGTAGTCGGTCTCGAGGAGCTTCGGCAGCGCGATGCCGGCGCCCTCGGCGCGCTCCAGCGTGCGGCGCATCAGGTATGCGGCACGGTGCGGCCCGGCAGCCTTGGTGACCGCGTCCAGGGAGGCCTGCCATTCGGCGGTCTCCTCCGGGTCCCGGTCGGGGAGCTGGTCGAGCTCGCTCGGCTGGATGGCGTTGGGGTCGGTCATGTCGCCGCCTTCCTCAGTCGAAGGGGGTTCCCTCACATAAGGGGATCGGGGGTGCCCTTTGTCTTTGGCAGGACAGGGCTGGGGCTTGGGTGGCAAGCCCGTCGGCGACTGTAACCCGCTGATCGATGATCGATCAAAGGGTTGAGGGGCAAAACCTCTTGATCACGAGAAAATAGGCACGCGGTGCCTTCGGCAGTGGCACGCGGTGACGGGTTTTCGAATGGTTTTCGCAGGTCGGAGGCGTTTGAGCGAGAGGGCGCTCGGGTGTCACGCCCGGGGCGCGCAGCCCAGGACGTGGGCCTTCACGAGTTCGGCGATCCGCGGGTCACGGCGCTTGAACGCGGCGACGAGCTCCTCGTGCTCCTCGGCGTACGACTGCTGCCTGGTGCCCAGCCAGCGGATCGACAGGGCCGTGAACACCTCGATGCCGAGGCCTTCCCAGGTGTGCAGCAGCACGGAGTTGCCCGCGGCGCGGACCAGTTCGCGGTGGAAGGCGACGGTGTGGCGGACCTGCCCCGTGCCGTCGGAGCTGCGGTCGGCCTCGTACAGGGCGCTGACGTGCGGCTCCAGGGCCGAGCAGTCCTCCGCGAGGCCCTGGGCGGCCAGCTCCGCGGCGATGGCCTCCAAGCCGGCCCGCACCGGGTAGCTCTCCTCCAGGTCGGCGGCCGTGAGGTTGCGGACGCGCACGCCCTTGTTCGGAGCCGACTCGATCAGGCGCAGGGACTCCAGCTCGCGCAGGGCCTCGCGGACCGGGGTCTGGCTGACCTCCAGCTCGGTGGCGATCCGGCGCTCGACGATCCGCTCGCCCGGCTGCCAGCGTCCGCTGATGATCCCCTCGAGGATGTGCTCGCGGATCTGCTCGCGGAGCGAGTGGATGACGGGCGCGGTCATGAGGGCTCCTTACGCGGGATTGACGTTTAGACAATACGGCCGGTTCGCTCCGCGGGTGGGGCGGCCGGGGGTGCTTTGGTGCAGGTGAGACGAGACTTACACGTGGGGTGTGGCTTGTCGTTCGGCTGACCGTCGTGTGTGGTCGCTCGCGCAGTTCCCCGCGCCCCCAAGCAAAGTGCCCCCGCCCGGAGATGATCCGAGCGGGGGCACCGTACAGCCGTACCGGCGTTGGAGGTCAGAGCCCGAGCTCGACCTCGAACTCGCCCGCTTCCAGGATGGCCTTGACCGCCGTCAGGTAACGGGCCGCGTCGGCGCCGTCCACCAGGCGGTGGTCGTAGGACAGGGTCAGGTACGTCATGTCGCGGACGCCGATGACCGTGCCCTCCTCCGTCTCGATGACGGCGGGGCGCTTGACCGTCGCGCCGATGCCGAGGATCGCGACCTGGCCCGGCGGCACGATGATCGTGTCGAAGAGCGCGCCGCGCGACCCGGTGTTGGAGATGGTGAAGGTCGCACCGGACAACTCGTCCGGGGTGATCTTGTTGGCGCGGACCTTGCCCGCCAGGTCGGCCGTGGCCTTGGCGATACCGGCGAGGTTGAGGTCACCGGCGTTCTTGATGACCGGGGTCATCAGGCCCTTCTCGGAGTCCACCGCGATACCGACGTTCTCGGTGTCGAAGTAGGTGATGGTCCCCTCGGCCTCGTTGATCCTGGCGTTGATCGGCGCGTGCGCCTTCAGCGCCTGGGCCGCGGCCTTGACGAAGAACGGCATCGGGGAGAGCTTGACGCCCTCACGGGCCGCGAACGCGTCCTTGGCACGGCCGCGCAGCTTCATCAGGCGGGTGACGTCGACCTCGACGACCGAGGACAGCTGGGCCTGCTCGTGCAGGGCCTTGACCATGTTGTCGCCGATGACCTTGCGGATCCGCGGCATCTTGACGGTCTGGCCGCGCAGCGGGGACGCCTCCAGCACCGGGGCCTTCTTGGCGGCCGACGGGGCGGCAGCGGCGGGGGCCGGGGTGGCGGCGGCGCTCTTCGCGGCCTCGCCGGCGGCGACGACGTCCTGCTTGCGGATACGGCCGCCGACGCCGGTGCCCTTGACGGTGGACAGGTCGACGCCCTGCTCGGCGGCGAGCTTGCGCACCAGCGGGGTGACGTAGGCGCCGTCGTCGGCCGGCTTGGCGGCGGCCGGAGCTGCCGGGGCCTGGGCCGGAGCCGGGGCCGGCGCGGGAGCGGACGGAGCCGGCTCGGGAGCCGGGGTGGTCTGCTGCTGCGGGGCCGGAGCCGACGGGGCCTGCGGAGCCGGGGCGGGCTGCGCCGGAGCCGGAGCCGGGGTGGGCTCGGGCTGGGCCGGGGCGGCCGGGGCCTCCTGCGCCGGGGCGGCGGCCGGAGCCGCACCCGCCTCGCCGATGACGGCGAGCTTGGCGCCGACCTCGGCGGTCTCGTCCTCGCCGACCACGATCTCCAGCAGGGTGCCCGAGGTGGGCGCCGGGATCTCGGTGTCGACCTTGTCGGTGGAGACCTCGAGCAGCGGCTCGTCGGCCTCGACGCTGTCACCGACCGACTTCAGCCAGCGGGTGACGGTGCCCTCGGTGACGGACTCGCCGAGCGCGGGCAGGACGACGTCCGTGCCCTCGGCGGAGCCGCCGCCGGCGGCGGCGTCGGCGGTGGGAGCGGGCGCCGGGGCGGCCTGCTCGGTGGACGGGGCGGCCGCGGCCGGCTCGGGGGCCGGCTCAGGGGCCTGCTCCGCGGCGGGGGCCGGGGCGGCGGCGGGCGCGCCGCTGCCGTCGTCGATCAGGGCCAGCTCGGCGCCGACCTCGACCGTCTCGTCCTCGGCGACCTTGATGGAGGCCAGGACACCGGCGGCGGGCGAAGGAATCTCGGTGTCGACCTTGTCGGTCGACACCTCGAGCAGCGGCTCGTCGGCCTCGACGCGCTCGCCCTCGGCCTTCAGCCAGCGGGTGACAGTGCCCTCGGTGACGCTCTCGCCGAGCGCCGGAAGGGTTACGGAAACCGCCATGGTTTCGGTTGCTCCTTACGGAAAGTGCGGAAGTCTGTGTCGTCGCGTGTGTCGACCGAGGGGTCAGTCGTGCGCGTGGAGGGGCTTGCCGGCCAGGGCCAGGTGGGCCTCGCCGAGCGCCTCGCTCTGGGTCGGGTGGGCGTGGATGAGCTGCGCGACCTCGGCGGGCAGCGCCTCCCAGTTGTAGATCAGCTGGGCTTCGCCGACCTGCTCGCCCATGCGGTCGCCGACCATGTGGACGCCGACGACGGCACCGTCCTTGACCTGGACGAGCTTGATCTCACCCGCGGTGCCCAGGATCTTGCTCCTGCCGTTGCCCGCGAGGTTGTACTTCAGAGCGACGACCTTGTCCGCGCCGTAGATCTCCTTGGCCTTGGCCTCGGTGATGCCCACGGAGGCGACCTCCGGGTGGCAGTACGTCACCCGCGGGACACCGTCGTAGTCGATCGGAACGGTCTTGAGACCGGCCAGGCGCTCCGCCACCAGGATGCCCTCGGCGAAGCCGACGTGCGCGAGCTGGAGGGTCGGGACGAGGTCACCGACGGCGGAGATGGTCGGCACGTTCGTGCGCATGTACTCGTCGACCAGGACGTAGCCGCGGTCCATGGCGACGCCCTGCTCCTCGTAGCCGAGGCCCTGGGAGACCGGGCCGCGGCCGATGGCGACCAGCAGGATCTCGGCCTCGAACTCCTTGCCGTCGGCGAGGGTGACCTTGACGCCGTCCTGGGTGTACTCGGCCTTCTGGAAGAAGGTGCCCAGGTTGAACTTGATGCCGCGCTTGCGGAACGAGCGCTCCAGCAGCTTGGAGGAGTTCTCGTCCTCGACCGGGACGAGGTGCTTCAGGCCCTCGACGATCGTGACCTCGGTGCCGAAGGACTTCCACGCGGAGGCGAACTCGACGCCGATGACACCGCCGCCCAGGATGATCGCGGACTTGGGCACGCGGTCCAGGACGAGGGCGTGGTCGGAGGAGATGATCCGGTTGCCGTCGATGTCCAGGCCGGGCAGCGACTTCGGCACGGAGCCGGTCGCGAGCAGGATGTGGCGGCCCTCGACGCGGCGGCCGTTCACGTCGACGGACGTGGGGGAGGACAGCCGGCCCTCACCCTCGATGTACGTCACCTTCCGGGAGGCGACGAGCCCCTGCAGGCCCTTGTACAGGCCGGCGATCACGCCGTCCTTGTACTTGTGGACCCCGGCGATGTCGATGCCCTCGAAGGAGGCCTTCACACCGAACTGCTCGCTCTCGCGGGCCTGGTCGGCGATCTCGCCCGCGTGCAGCAGGGCCTTGGTGGGGATGCATCCCCGGTGCAGGCAGGTGCCGCCGACCTTGTCCTTCTCGATCAGGGCGACGTCCAGGCCCAGCTGCGCCCCGCGCAGGGCCGCGGCGTAACCACCGCTGCCACCGCCGAGGATCACTAGGTCGAAAACGGTGCTGGCGTCGTTCGCCACGTCACGTCCTCCATGCATGTGCGCCGTGAGCCGGTCTTCAAGACCGGCAGGCGGCTGGTGTCCGGCCGCTCGTTCTTCGGCCCTTCGGTGGGGCCCTGTCCTGCCGAGCCCCATCTTCGCACTTGTCGGCACACAAGGAGACGCCGGGCTGCGGTGTGAGACGCCCCACGTTCAGATGAGCCCCGCGCGCAGACGCCGCACAGGGGCGCGGGGCTGTGTCTGATCTGCGGCTCCGCCGCGCGGGCGCGAAGGCAGCAGACCCAAGGGGCGCGGGGAACTGCGCGAACAGTCCCCACGCCCCCGCACTCGCCACACAACAGGCGAGACCGAGCTAAAAGGCGAACTCAGCCAAGGTCGCCCGAAGCCGTCAGCTCAGCGAGCCGCACCAGCGTCCGCACGGCCGTCCCCGTGCCGCCCTTCGGCGTGTACCCGAACGGCCCGCCCTCGTTGAAGGCCGGCCCGGCGATGTCCAGGTGCGCCCAGGTGATGCCCTCGCCCACGAACTCGCGCAGGAACAGACCGGCGACCAGCCCGCCGCCGCTCCGCTCACCCATGTTCGCGATGTCGGCCGTGGCCGAGTCCATCCCCTTGCGCAGGTGCTCCGGCAGCGGCATCGGCCACGCCGGCTCCCCGACCTCCTCGGCGGCCTCGCACAGCGCGGCGCGGAACGCGTCGTCGTTGCCCATGATCCCGAACGTCCGGTTGCCCAGCGCCAGCACCATCGCCCCGGTCAGCGTCGCCACGTCCACGATCGCGTCGGGCTTCTCCTGCGACGCCGCCCACAGCGCGTCGGCCAGCACCAGCCGGCCCTCGGCGTCGGTGTTGAGCACCTCCACCGTCTTGCCGCTGTACATCCGCAGCACGTCACCCGGACGGGTCGCGGACCCGGAGGGCATGTTCTCGGCCAGCGCGAGCCAGCCGGTGACGTTGACCTCCAGGCCGAGACGCGCGGCGGCGACGACCGCGGCGAACACCGAGGCCGCACCGGCCATGTCGCACTTCATCGTCTCGTTGTGACCGGCCGGCTTCAGCGAGATGCCGCCCGAGTCGTAGGTGATGCCCTTGCCGACGAAGGCGAGGTGCTTCTTCGCCTTGGAGGAGGTGTACGACAGCTTGACCAGGCGCGGGGTCGCCGCGGAACCGGAGCCGACGCCGAGGATGCCGCCGTAGCCGCCCTTGGTCAGGGCCTTGTCGTCGAGCACCTGGATCTTGATGCCGTGTTCCTTGGCCGCGGCCTGGGCGATCGCGGCGAACGACTCGGGGTTCAGGTCGTTCGGCGGGGTGTTGACCAGGTCGCGGGAGCGGTTGAGCTCCTCCGACACGGCGACGGCACGCTCGACCGCGGCCTTGTACGCCTTGTCGCGGGGCTTGCCGCCGAGCAGGACGACCTCGGCGAGGGGAGCCTTGCCGTTCTTCGCCTTGGGGTCCTTGCCGTTGTCCTTGTAGGCGTCGAAGGAGTACGCGCCGAGCAGCGCGCCCTCCCCGATCGCACCGGCGTCGGCGGCGTCGGCCAGCGGCAGCGCGAAGGCGGCCTTCTTCGACCCGGCCAGGGCGCGGGCGGCGACGCCGGCGGCCCTGCGCAGGGCCTCGGTGCCGTACTCGGCGTCCTTCTCGGGAACCGCGCCCAGTCCGACCGCAAGGACGAGCGGTGTCTTGAAGCCGGACGGCGCCGGCAGCTTCGTCACCTCGCCCTCGCCGCCGGAGGCGCCGAGAGTCTCCAGAACGCCGGCGAGCCTGCCGTCGTACGCCTTGTCCACGGCCTCGGCGCCCGGTGCGACGACCGGTCCCTTGGCAC
Protein-coding regions in this window:
- a CDS encoding GntR family transcriptional regulator — translated: MTAPVIHSLREQIREHILEGIISGRWQPGERIVERRIATELEVSQTPVREALRELESLRLIESAPNKGVRVRNLTAADLEESYPVRAGLEAIAAELAAQGLAEDCSALEPHVSALYEADRSSDGTGQVRHTVAFHRELVRAAGNSVLLHTWEGLGIEVFTALSIRWLGTRQQSYAEEHEELVAAFKRRDPRIAELVKAHVLGCAPRA
- the sucB gene encoding 2-oxoglutarate dehydrogenase, E2 component, dihydrolipoamide succinyltransferase, encoding MAVSVTLPALGESVTEGTVTRWLKAEGERVEADEPLLEVSTDKVDTEIPSPAAGVLASIKVAEDETVEVGAELALIDDGSGAPAAAPAPAAEQAPEPAPEPAAAAPSTEQAAPAPAPTADAAAGGGSAEGTDVVLPALGESVTEGTVTRWLKSVGDSVEADEPLLEVSTDKVDTEIPAPTSGTLLEIVVGEDETAEVGAKLAVIGEAGAAPAAAPAQEAPAAPAQPEPTPAPAPAQPAPAPQAPSAPAPQQQTTPAPEPAPSAPAPAPAPAQAPAAPAAAKPADDGAYVTPLVRKLAAEQGVDLSTVKGTGVGGRIRKQDVVAAGEAAKSAAATPAPAAAAPSAAKKAPVLEASPLRGQTVKMPRIRKVIGDNMVKALHEQAQLSSVVEVDVTRLMKLRGRAKDAFAAREGVKLSPMPFFVKAAAQALKAHAPINARINEAEGTITYFDTENVGIAVDSEKGLMTPVIKNAGDLNLAGIAKATADLAGKVRANKITPDELSGATFTISNTGSRGALFDTIIVPPGQVAILGIGATVKRPAVIETEEGTVIGVRDMTYLTLSYDHRLVDGADAARYLTAVKAILEAGEFEVELGL
- the lpdA gene encoding dihydrolipoyl dehydrogenase, encoding MANDASTVFDLVILGGGSGGYAAALRGAQLGLDVALIEKDKVGGTCLHRGCIPTKALLHAGEIADQARESEQFGVKASFEGIDIAGVHKYKDGVIAGLYKGLQGLVASRKVTYIEGEGRLSSPTSVDVNGRRVEGRHILLATGSVPKSLPGLDIDGNRIISSDHALVLDRVPKSAIILGGGVIGVEFASAWKSFGTEVTIVEGLKHLVPVEDENSSKLLERSFRKRGIKFNLGTFFQKAEYTQDGVKVTLADGKEFEAEILLVAIGRGPVSQGLGYEEQGVAMDRGYVLVDEYMRTNVPTISAVGDLVPTLQLAHVGFAEGILVAERLAGLKTVPIDYDGVPRVTYCHPEVASVGITEAKAKEIYGADKVVALKYNLAGNGRSKILGTAGEIKLVQVKDGAVVGVHMVGDRMGEQVGEAQLIYNWEALPAEVAQLIHAHPTQSEALGEAHLALAGKPLHAHD
- a CDS encoding leucyl aminopeptidase, with the translated sequence MTALTLSTSAAPGLRADAIVIGVAKGAKGPVVAPGAEAVDKAYDGRLAGVLETLGASGGEGEVTKLPAPSGFKTPLVLAVGLGAVPEKDAEYGTEALRRAAGVAARALAGSKKAAFALPLADAADAGAIGEGALLGAYSFDAYKDNGKDPKAKNGKAPLAEVVLLGGKPRDKAYKAAVERAVAVSEELNRSRDLVNTPPNDLNPESFAAIAQAAAKEHGIKIQVLDDKALTKGGYGGILGVGSGSAATPRLVKLSYTSSKAKKHLAFVGKGITYDSGGISLKPAGHNETMKCDMAGAASVFAAVVAAARLGLEVNVTGWLALAENMPSGSATRPGDVLRMYSGKTVEVLNTDAEGRLVLADALWAASQEKPDAIVDVATLTGAMVLALGNRTFGIMGNDDAFRAALCEAAEEVGEPAWPMPLPEHLRKGMDSATADIANMGERSGGGLVAGLFLREFVGEGITWAHLDIAGPAFNEGGPFGYTPKGGTGTAVRTLVRLAELTASGDLG